Proteins from a single region of Ananas comosus cultivar F153 linkage group 3, ASM154086v1, whole genome shotgun sequence:
- the LOC109708267 gene encoding probable ascorbate-specific transmembrane electron transporter 1, whose translation MGGNLGVRAAPFTYAAHVLGAAAAVLVLVWCVHFRGGLALDSANKNLIFNLHPVLMLIGFIIIGSEAIMSYKALPWSHEVNKLVHLVLHAIALVLGAFGIYCAFKFHNESGIVNLYSLHSWLGLGTICLYGVQWIFGFVTFFIPGAAPTLRRGALPWHVLFGLFVYILALASAELGFLEKLTFLEGSGLDKYGSEAFLVNFTALIVVLFGASVVVSAIAPAHIEGPHGYAAISVD comes from the exons atggGGGGAAACCTGGGGGTGAGAGCGGCGCCGTTCACGTACGCGGCGCACGTGctgggcgcggcggcggcggtgctggtGCTCGTGTGGTGCGTCCACTTCCGCGGGGGACTCGCCCTCGATTCCGCCAACAAAAACCTCATCTTCAAT CTTCACCCTGTTCTTATGCTGATCGGCTTTATAATCATCGGAAGTGAAG CTATAATGAGCTATAAAGCACTGCCGTGGAGCCACGAAGTCAATAAGCTGGTCCATTTGGTTCTTCATGCGATTGCTCTTGTTCTCGGTGCTTTCGGGATCTACTGCGCGTTCAAGTTTCACAACGAGAGCGGGATTGTTAATCTGTACAGCCTGCATTCCTGGCTTGGACTCGGCACAATCTGTTTATACGGTGTTCAG TGGATATTTGGCTTTGTCACCTTCTTCATTCCTGGAGCTGCACCAACCCTTAGGCGCGGAGCTCTTCCCTGGCACGTTTTATTCGGGCTCTTCGTCTACATATTAGCTTTGGCTAGTGCAGAATTAGGGTTCCTGGAGAAGCTCACTTTCCTCGAGGGCTCGGGCCTCGACAAGTATGGTTCAGAAGcctttttagtaaattttacgGCTCTTATCGTCGTACTGTTCGGAGCCTCTGTTGTGGTGTCTGCTATTGCTCCTGCCCACATTGAAGGACCTCACGGTTATGCTGCTATATCGGTGGATTAA